In one Bacillus sp. Marseille-P3661 genomic region, the following are encoded:
- a CDS encoding FUSC family protein translates to MKLGARILKTGIAVTLAIYVAKLVGIPSPAFAGIAALFAIQPSIYRTYQSIIEQVQGNVIGAIMAILFSIMFGHDPFVIGLTVIIVISIILRLKLESTISLAIVTVVAIMESPSETFIQFALYRFSAIMIGVFASFIVNLLFIPPKYEPKLYHKIVDITEEIFKYIRVSLTNASEYSILKDDIDRLKERTVKMENLYLFYKEERQYFRKKHFVKARKLVLFRQMMISTSISLNLLRKLHKLENDYHQLPVSLQQMIKENIDSLTTYHEQLLFKYIGKIRSNPTNSLIADLSNQKDQTIKAFMELYSQQNDYEQQIWLHVLPLLTIITEYHDTLEHLDQLIDSFQNYHKEDNEVNITEKEEE, encoded by the coding sequence ATGAAACTAGGTGCCCGAATACTTAAGACAGGGATTGCAGTCACATTAGCAATCTACGTCGCTAAATTAGTTGGAATCCCTTCCCCTGCATTTGCTGGAATCGCGGCTTTATTTGCAATTCAACCATCTATATATCGTACATACCAATCTATAATTGAACAAGTCCAAGGAAATGTGATTGGTGCAATCATGGCTATATTATTTTCAATCATGTTTGGACATGATCCTTTTGTAATTGGTTTAACTGTTATTATTGTAATCTCAATTATTCTTCGCTTAAAACTTGAGAGTACCATCTCATTAGCCATTGTAACAGTCGTTGCAATAATGGAAAGTCCTAGCGAAACATTTATACAGTTTGCTTTATATCGTTTTTCAGCTATCATGATCGGGGTTTTCGCATCTTTTATTGTAAACTTGCTGTTTATTCCACCAAAATACGAACCAAAGCTTTACCATAAGATTGTTGATATAACAGAAGAAATCTTCAAATATATTCGTGTTAGCTTAACAAATGCATCCGAGTATTCAATATTAAAAGATGATATTGATCGCTTAAAAGAAAGAACCGTAAAAATGGAAAACCTCTATCTTTTTTATAAAGAAGAACGACAATATTTCCGTAAAAAGCATTTTGTAAAAGCACGGAAACTTGTTTTATTTAGACAGATGATGATATCCACATCAATTTCATTAAACTTATTACGGAAACTGCATAAGCTCGAAAACGATTATCATCAATTACCTGTTTCCTTACAACAAATGATTAAAGAAAATATCGATAGTTTAACAACCTATCACGAACAGTTACTTTTTAAGTACATTGGTAAAATTCGTTCCAATCCAACAAATTCGTTAATAGCTGATCTATCGAACCAAAAAGATCAAACTATTAAAGCCTTTATGGAACTTTACTCTCAACAGAACGATTACGAGCAACAAATTTGGCTGCACGTTCTTCCTTTACTAACAATCATCACTGAATATCACGATACATTAGAACACCTAGATCAATTAATCGACAGTTTTCAGAATTACCATAAAGAAGATAATGAAGTAAATATCACAGAAAAAGAGGAAGAATGA
- a CDS encoding ABC transporter ATP-binding protein, with protein MDSIKRYLKFVSPYKSRIFITILIGLLKFGIPLLMPLILKYVLDDIIYNDTMAHDQKIHELFTMMGIAFLIFLVLRPPIEYYRQYYAQWTASKILYDIRDQLFAHIQKLSLKYYSNTKAGEVISRVINDVEQTKTFVITGLMNVWLDTMTIFIAMAIMFTMNIKLTFIAIILFPLYGFSIKYFYGRLRMLTRKRSQALAEVQGHLHERVQGVPVIRSFALEAYEQKEFDKQNKNFLDKALEHTSWNAKTFAVVNTITDIAPLIVIAFAGYEVIMGNLTVGTMVAFVAYMDKLYNPLRRLVNSSTTLTQSIASMDRMFEFIDEEYDIIDKSNAIELNEVRGNIKFDHVGFKYNDDESEVLKNVNLSVESGETIALVGMSGGGKSSLVSLIPRFYDVTSGRILLDNIDIRDLKARSLRDKIGMVLQDNILFSESVKMNILMGNPHATDEEVIQAAKAANAHDFIMELPNGYDTKVGERGVKLSGGQKQRVAIARVFLKNPPILVLDEATSALDLESEHLIQEALDKLAKDRTTFIVAHRLATITHADRIVLIEHGEIKEVGRHDELMKLRGSYYNLFKVQQLDDINPEIDKTIILGGKH; from the coding sequence TTGGACAGTATAAAACGGTATTTAAAATTCGTAAGTCCGTATAAGTCAAGGATCTTCATAACCATATTAATTGGTCTTTTAAAATTTGGAATCCCTCTGTTAATGCCGCTCATTTTAAAGTATGTTCTAGATGATATTATCTACAATGATACAATGGCGCATGATCAAAAAATACATGAACTTTTTACAATGATGGGCATAGCATTTCTCATTTTTCTAGTGTTGCGACCTCCAATTGAGTATTATCGCCAATATTATGCACAATGGACAGCTAGTAAGATTTTATATGATATTCGCGATCAGTTATTTGCCCACATTCAAAAATTAAGCTTAAAATATTATTCAAATACAAAAGCCGGAGAAGTTATCTCAAGGGTTATTAACGATGTAGAGCAAACCAAAACCTTTGTTATTACCGGATTAATGAATGTTTGGTTAGATACGATGACCATTTTTATCGCAATGGCCATTATGTTTACAATGAATATAAAGCTTACGTTCATAGCAATTATTCTATTCCCGTTGTATGGGTTTTCCATTAAATATTTTTATGGAAGATTACGTATGTTGACTAGAAAACGATCACAAGCTCTAGCTGAGGTCCAAGGGCATCTCCATGAGCGAGTCCAAGGTGTACCGGTTATTCGTAGTTTTGCATTAGAAGCCTACGAGCAAAAAGAGTTTGACAAACAAAATAAAAATTTTCTCGATAAAGCATTAGAGCATACGAGTTGGAATGCAAAAACATTTGCTGTCGTAAACACAATAACAGATATTGCTCCGTTAATTGTAATTGCATTTGCGGGTTATGAAGTTATTATGGGGAATTTAACTGTAGGTACAATGGTGGCATTTGTTGCCTATATGGATAAACTATACAATCCGTTAAGAAGGCTTGTTAATTCATCAACAACCTTAACGCAATCAATTGCTTCTATGGATCGGATGTTTGAATTTATTGATGAAGAATACGATATTATAGATAAAAGTAATGCAATTGAGCTAAACGAAGTCCGCGGTAATATTAAGTTTGATCATGTAGGTTTTAAATACAACGACGATGAGTCAGAGGTCTTAAAAAATGTTAATTTAAGTGTTGAGTCTGGAGAAACAATTGCATTAGTAGGGATGAGTGGTGGGGGGAAGTCTTCGCTTGTAAGCTTAATCCCACGATTCTACGATGTAACATCAGGGCGTATTTTGCTAGATAATATTGATATCCGTGATTTAAAAGCAAGATCGCTACGCGATAAAATTGGTATGGTGTTACAAGATAACATATTATTTAGTGAATCGGTTAAAATGAATATTTTGATGGGTAATCCTCATGCAACTGATGAAGAGGTTATTCAAGCAGCTAAAGCAGCGAATGCACACGATTTTATTATGGAATTACCTAATGGTTATGATACAAAAGTAGGTGAACGCGGTGTAAAGCTGTCTGGAGGACAAAAACAACGTGTTGCAATCGCCCGGGTCTTTCTAAAGAACCCGCCGATTCTTGTATTAGATGAGGCAACCTCTGCCCTGGATTTAGAAAGTGAACACCTAATACAGGAAGCGTTAGATAAACTGGCAAAAGACCGTACAACCTTTATTGTTGCACATCGCCTTGCAACGATTACACATGCCGATCGAATTGTATTAATTGAGCACGGTGAAATTAAAGAGGTTGGAAGGCATGATGAATTAATGAAATTGAGGGGTAGTTACTATAACTTGTTTAAAGTTCAGCAACTTGATGATATTAATCCAGAAATCGATAAAACAATTATCTTAGGTGGCAAGCATTGA
- the ntdP gene encoding nucleoside tri-diphosphate phosphatase, translating to MFIPKAGSKIQIHSYKHNGNIHRVWEETTLLKGTRTVGIGGNDRTLVTESDGRTWITREPAICYFHADHWFNIIGMIRQDGVYYYCNLSSPFAWDGGVLKYIDYDLDIKVFPDMTYNILDEDEYELHRREMNYPEEIDYILKKNVNDLIHWIRQRKGPFAPDFVDNWYERFLTYRS from the coding sequence ATGTTCATTCCCAAAGCCGGATCAAAAATACAAATACATAGCTATAAGCATAATGGGAACATTCACCGTGTTTGGGAAGAGACTACATTGCTAAAAGGGACACGTACGGTTGGAATAGGTGGGAATGATCGGACGCTAGTTACTGAATCAGATGGTCGAACATGGATTACACGGGAACCAGCAATTTGTTACTTTCATGCAGATCATTGGTTTAATATTATTGGAATGATCCGACAGGATGGCGTGTATTACTATTGTAACTTAAGTTCTCCATTCGCATGGGATGGCGGTGTATTGAAATATATTGATTATGACTTAGATATTAAAGTTTTTCCGGATATGACTTATAATATTTTGGATGAAGATGAATATGAATTACATAGGAGAGAAATGAATTATCCAGAGGAGATTGATTATATTTTAAAGAAAAATGTAAACGACCTCATACATTGGATTAGACAACGTAAAGGTCCGTTTGCACCAGACTTTGTAGATAATTGGTACGAAAGATTTTTAACATATCGATCCTAG
- a CDS encoding gamma-type small acid-soluble spore protein, protein MARKTQAGTNIQQVRQQNAQSAGQAGAGQFGTEFASETNAQEVRQQNAQAERNKSQNS, encoded by the coding sequence ATGGCAAGAAAAACTCAAGCAGGAACTAACATTCAACAAGTAAGACAACAAAACGCTCAATCTGCTGGTCAAGCAGGTGCTGGTCAATTCGGAACAGAATTTGCTAGCGAAACAAATGCACAAGAAGTAAGACAACAAAATGCTCAAGCAGAGCGTAACAAGTCACAAAACTCTTAA
- a CDS encoding L,D-transpeptidase, which produces MIRKSFFSAIVICLTLLFFTPQQIAYGDGNQAYIIINKAINKLAYFDKGQLIKIFDVGTGRTKSLTPEGEFSIINMVKNRPYYKEKIPGGSPKNPLGDRWMGLSVPGTWGHTYGIHGNNNENSIGKYVSAGCVRMHNSDVRWLFDQIGTGTKVLITDSNKDFESLALENGYELKQPVINKVDKKITAFETKNLYTKPFAYEGYQNGAILPQTVTAYEETDTGWYHIKTWYGDAWITQDDTVEGVLEQVTEEILLSAETTLYERPDGTVVLGALAPQPVKAFEKLGNWYRVYTWFGDAWIKSE; this is translated from the coding sequence GTGATTAGAAAAAGCTTTTTTTCTGCGATAGTAATTTGTTTAACACTTCTGTTCTTTACGCCTCAACAAATAGCTTACGGTGATGGAAATCAGGCGTATATCATTATTAACAAAGCTATAAATAAATTAGCATATTTTGATAAAGGCCAGTTAATAAAAATCTTTGATGTCGGAACCGGCCGAACAAAGAGCTTAACACCTGAAGGGGAATTTTCCATTATCAATATGGTTAAAAACCGGCCTTATTATAAAGAAAAGATACCTGGGGGTTCCCCGAAAAATCCTTTGGGTGATCGTTGGATGGGGTTAAGTGTACCAGGAACATGGGGCCACACGTATGGAATTCACGGAAATAACAATGAAAATTCAATCGGAAAATATGTAAGCGCAGGTTGTGTAAGAATGCATAATTCAGATGTTCGCTGGTTGTTTGATCAAATCGGAACCGGAACAAAGGTGCTTATAACTGATTCAAATAAAGATTTCGAATCGTTAGCTCTTGAAAATGGATATGAATTAAAACAACCTGTTATTAACAAAGTTGATAAAAAAATAACAGCGTTTGAAACAAAAAACCTATATACAAAGCCATTTGCATATGAAGGATATCAAAATGGCGCTATTCTGCCACAAACCGTAACTGCATATGAAGAAACAGATACAGGGTGGTACCATATAAAAACATGGTATGGGGATGCGTGGATTACACAGGATGATACGGTTGAGGGTGTACTTGAGCAGGTGACAGAAGAAATATTATTAAGTGCAGAAACCACGCTCTATGAAAGGCCGGACGGTACAGTAGTGCTAGGAGCATTAGCGCCCCAACCAGTAAAGGCATTTGAAAAACTAGGAAATTGGTATCGTGTATATACTTGGTTTGGCGATGCTTGGATTAAATCGGAATAA
- the mutY gene encoding A/G-specific adenine glycosylase, with protein MQKNIDKILTNFDHNQFQNDLISWFKKEQRKLPWRKDQDPYKVWVSEIMLQQTRVDTVIPYFNNFIKQFPTVHALAKAEEEKVLKAWEGLGYYSRARNLQSAVREVVTEYDGKVPNTVEEISQLKGVGPYTQGAILSIAYGIPEPAVDGNVMRVISRILAIEEDIAKPKTRKLFETIIREIISEDQPSFFNQGLMELGAIVCTPKSPSCLLCPVQNHCIAFSEGIQNDFPVKTRKKTTKDVVLATIVLQNPRGEILIHKRPNKGLLANLWEFPTVEMTSSTALQIDVLKHFMKNDYKMDVLTEEHLFNFKHEFSHLIWKIAVYKGHTNSETIDVKHSKFVTLAEMESYPFPVPYQKIIEEIKSEH; from the coding sequence GTGCAAAAGAATATAGATAAAATATTAACTAATTTCGATCATAATCAATTTCAAAATGACCTTATTTCATGGTTTAAAAAAGAACAACGCAAGTTACCTTGGCGCAAAGATCAAGATCCTTATAAAGTATGGGTTTCAGAAATTATGCTCCAACAAACAAGAGTAGATACCGTAATCCCATACTTTAATAACTTTATTAAGCAGTTTCCAACTGTACATGCCTTAGCTAAAGCTGAAGAAGAAAAAGTTCTAAAAGCATGGGAGGGCTTAGGGTACTATTCCAGAGCACGAAACTTGCAATCTGCTGTAAGGGAAGTAGTAACAGAGTATGATGGGAAAGTCCCAAATACAGTTGAAGAAATATCACAGTTAAAAGGTGTTGGCCCATATACACAGGGGGCAATTCTAAGCATTGCCTATGGAATTCCTGAACCCGCGGTTGATGGGAATGTTATGCGAGTGATATCACGAATCTTGGCAATTGAAGAAGATATCGCAAAACCCAAAACGAGAAAACTGTTTGAAACCATCATAAGAGAAATTATCTCAGAAGACCAACCATCTTTCTTTAACCAAGGATTAATGGAATTAGGTGCGATAGTGTGTACTCCTAAATCGCCATCCTGTTTATTGTGCCCAGTACAAAACCATTGTATAGCTTTTAGTGAGGGGATACAGAATGACTTTCCTGTAAAAACTCGAAAAAAGACAACAAAAGATGTTGTACTTGCGACTATTGTTTTACAAAACCCACGTGGGGAAATTTTAATTCATAAACGTCCTAATAAAGGATTACTTGCAAATCTTTGGGAGTTTCCAACAGTAGAAATGACAAGCAGCACTGCGCTGCAAATTGATGTGCTAAAACATTTTATGAAGAATGATTATAAAATGGATGTTTTAACAGAGGAGCATTTATTTAATTTTAAACATGAGTTTTCCCACCTTATTTGGAAAATCGCTGTTTATAAAGGACATACAAATTCTGAAACAATCGATGTTAAGCACTCCAAATTTGTGACACTAGCTGAAATGGAAAGCTATCCTTTTCCTGTGCCTTATCAAAAAATTATTGAGGAAATTAAGAGTGAACATTAG
- a CDS encoding metal-dependent hydrolase, translating into MDTGTHVVMGIALGGLATLDPVVANHEVTATSVMIAAIIGSQAPDLDTILKLRNNAKYIRNHRGITHSIPAVLLWPLLITGVIYAFFPAANLLHLWIWTFLAVILHVFVDIFNAYGTQALRPLTKKWIALGVINTFDPFIFFAHIIGIAIWRYGADPGYTFLGVYVVLLGYYLVRFYSKHLVINKVKEKLPQVTEIIISPTYRFNQWHLAISCNKRFYVARAVDNEITILDEFEKIPVPDTPVMRAAMKDDNLSAFLSFSPVYRWEIDEYNDHYEVRFIDLRYRSKGYYPFVAVVQLDQNLNIVSSYTGWIFSEAKLMKKLEIAPE; encoded by the coding sequence ATGGATACAGGCACACATGTTGTCATGGGTATCGCACTAGGCGGTCTAGCAACTCTAGACCCTGTAGTTGCTAACCATGAAGTTACAGCAACTAGCGTAATGATTGCTGCGATTATAGGCTCGCAAGCACCCGATTTAGATACCATATTAAAACTTAGAAATAATGCCAAGTATATTCGTAATCATCGCGGTATTACACACTCAATTCCCGCCGTACTTTTATGGCCGCTTCTAATAACAGGAGTCATTTATGCTTTTTTTCCGGCAGCAAATTTGCTCCACCTATGGATTTGGACATTTTTAGCAGTAATCCTGCATGTTTTTGTCGACATTTTTAACGCTTATGGGACACAAGCATTGCGACCTTTGACGAAAAAATGGATTGCACTTGGTGTAATTAATACATTTGATCCATTTATTTTCTTTGCACACATCATTGGAATAGCGATTTGGCGTTATGGTGCAGATCCTGGCTATACCTTCCTTGGTGTATACGTTGTGCTTTTAGGATATTATCTAGTTCGATTTTATTCAAAGCATCTCGTGATTAACAAAGTAAAAGAGAAATTACCACAAGTTACGGAAATTATCATTTCACCTACTTATAGATTTAATCAATGGCATTTAGCCATCTCTTGTAATAAACGTTTTTATGTAGCACGTGCTGTAGATAACGAAATAACAATCCTTGATGAATTTGAAAAAATACCTGTTCCAGACACCCCGGTAATGAGAGCAGCGATGAAAGATGACAACTTATCTGCTTTTCTGTCATTTTCACCAGTCTACCGCTGGGAAATTGATGAGTATAACGATCATTACGAAGTCCGATTTATTGATTTACGCTATCGAAGTAAAGGCTATTATCCATTTGTAGCTGTAGTACAACTTGATCAAAATTTAAATATTGTGAGTTCCTATACAGGCTGGATATTTAGTGAAGCGAAGTTGATGAAAAAACTAGAAATTGCACCTGAATAA
- a CDS encoding YfhJ family protein has product MNDLFERLSNDLLKVNDSLSYAQARTWVEVLWEDFETTRAKAGYDYKGKAMTEQIVKQWIKNYGPRLHEFVTNNPKYEHLLNHKNHLMH; this is encoded by the coding sequence ATGAATGATTTGTTTGAACGTTTAAGTAATGATTTATTAAAGGTAAACGATTCATTATCATATGCACAGGCTCGAACTTGGGTTGAGGTATTGTGGGAAGATTTTGAGACAACACGGGCAAAAGCAGGGTATGATTATAAAGGTAAAGCAATGACCGAACAGATTGTAAAGCAATGGATTAAAAATTATGGCCCAAGACTACATGAATTTGTTACGAATAATCCAAAGTACGAGCATCTTTTGAATCATAAAAATCACCTAATGCATTAG
- the sspK gene encoding small acid-soluble spore protein K, which yields MVRNKENNFPPRMKFDAEPFAKPEFSSLRANGQINTHPQERMRESDRGE from the coding sequence ATGGTCCGAAATAAAGAAAATAACTTTCCTCCAAGAATGAAATTCGATGCTGAACCATTTGCAAAGCCAGAATTCTCTTCGTTACGTGCAAATGGTCAAATTAATACGCATCCACAAGAGCGTATGCGAGAATCAGACAGAGGTGAATAA
- a CDS encoding YpzG family protein, translating into MNKKAFYENRHQNPFQQAWANPKHAWNQVNGETRRTQNLIVLEHQTRKQS; encoded by the coding sequence ATGAATAAAAAAGCGTTTTATGAAAACCGCCATCAAAATCCTTTTCAGCAAGCATGGGCTAATCCGAAACACGCATGGAACCAAGTAAACGGTGAAACTCGACGTACGCAGAACTTAATTGTTTTAGAACACCAAACTCGAAAACAGTCTTAA
- a CDS encoding YfhH family protein has translation MDKRYSEMSEFELKQEISVLHEKARKAEQLGMVNEFAVYERKITMAKAYLLDPKDFSAGETYEIEGAPGQKFKIDYMNGVFAWGYRNGSDQEEGLPISMLIKPEN, from the coding sequence ATGGATAAGCGATATAGTGAAATGTCTGAATTTGAATTAAAACAAGAAATCAGTGTATTGCATGAAAAAGCAAGAAAGGCAGAACAGCTAGGAATGGTAAATGAATTTGCCGTCTACGAAAGAAAAATTACAATGGCTAAAGCATACCTCTTAGACCCAAAAGATTTTAGTGCTGGTGAGACCTATGAAATAGAAGGTGCTCCTGGACAAAAGTTTAAGATTGATTATATGAATGGCGTATTTGCCTGGGGATATCGTAACGGCAGTGATCAGGAAGAAGGCTTGCCGATATCAATGTTAATAAAGCCAGAGAATTAA
- the recX gene encoding recombination regulator RecX: MVKIVKITTQKNNKERFNVFIDRGNGEEFGFSVDQDVLIEFQLKKGQTFTESELTAIFYKDDIKKAFNIALKYLSYRMRSKKEINDFLLGKEYSQAVAEEVIKKLEEYNFVNDIEFAKSFVRARMRNSSKGPLLIKREILQKGITEVIAEIGLQEYTQNDQLAVAQKAVEKAAVQQKQMSEFQLKQKIGQALLSKGFTQDIVAEAMAKTSFAKDEEERLEAVMNQGYKAWRKYSKKYEGWELEQKIKQYLFQRGFKTEDINIFIEQLNSDHQ; encoded by the coding sequence ATGGTGAAAATCGTAAAAATCACAACTCAAAAAAACAATAAAGAACGGTTTAACGTTTTTATTGATCGGGGTAATGGTGAGGAATTTGGCTTTAGTGTCGATCAGGATGTACTGATTGAATTTCAGTTAAAGAAAGGTCAAACCTTTACTGAAAGTGAGTTAACAGCTATTTTCTATAAAGATGATATCAAAAAGGCTTTCAATATTGCGTTGAAATACTTATCATATCGAATGAGATCCAAAAAAGAAATAAATGATTTTTTATTAGGTAAAGAATATTCCCAAGCTGTTGCAGAAGAAGTTATCAAAAAGCTAGAGGAATATAATTTTGTAAATGATATTGAATTTGCAAAGTCATTTGTACGTGCTAGAATGCGCAATTCGTCCAAAGGCCCTTTACTAATAAAGAGAGAAATTCTGCAAAAGGGGATTACAGAGGTAATTGCTGAAATTGGGTTACAGGAATATACACAGAACGATCAGCTGGCTGTAGCACAAAAGGCTGTTGAAAAAGCCGCTGTACAACAAAAGCAAATGTCTGAATTTCAACTTAAACAAAAGATTGGACAAGCTTTATTAAGTAAAGGCTTTACCCAAGATATAGTCGCTGAAGCAATGGCAAAGACTTCTTTTGCTAAAGATGAAGAGGAGAGACTTGAAGCTGTGATGAACCAAGGATATAAAGCTTGGCGCAAATATAGCAAAAAGTATGAAGGTTGGGAACTTGAGCAAAAGATTAAGCAATACTTATTCCAACGGGGATTTAAAACAGAAGATATCAACATTTTTATAGAACAACTTAATAGTGATCATCAATAG
- a CDS encoding TIGR01777 family oxidoreductase, producing MNIVISGGTGFIGKMLTNYLVSKNHSVYILTRNIASFQNKPNITYVEWLSPNSSAELKLENIDVFINLAGESINSGRWTDKRKQIILNSRLYATDEVIQLISKLTPKPRVLINASAIGFYGTSLTKTFTENDIESGHDFLATTTRRWEDQAKRVEELGIRLVLARLGVVLAKNEGALPRMVLPYKFFIGGKVGIGQQWLSWIHIDDVVRMFEFVAINERIKGPINLTAPIPEKMDAFGRTIGKVIKRPHLIPAPEFALKLLLGEMSSLVLEGQKVIPEKALTNHFSFKYEHLEDALRDILTQSNKSRHTNDL from the coding sequence ATGAACATCGTCATATCAGGTGGAACAGGATTTATCGGAAAAATGTTGACCAATTATTTAGTTTCAAAAAACCATTCAGTATATATCCTTACAAGAAACATTGCATCGTTTCAGAATAAACCAAATATTACTTATGTTGAGTGGTTGTCACCTAATAGTAGTGCTGAGCTAAAGCTAGAAAATATCGATGTTTTCATTAATTTGGCAGGAGAATCCATCAACAGTGGACGTTGGACTGATAAACGAAAACAAATAATCCTCAACAGCCGTCTCTATGCGACAGACGAAGTAATTCAGTTAATATCCAAATTGACCCCAAAGCCACGTGTATTAATTAATGCATCTGCAATTGGTTTTTATGGTACTTCCCTTACCAAAACATTCACGGAGAATGATATCGAAAGCGGCCATGATTTTTTAGCAACCACAACAAGACGATGGGAAGATCAAGCAAAAAGGGTTGAAGAATTAGGGATTAGGCTAGTCCTTGCACGTTTAGGGGTTGTTTTAGCAAAAAATGAGGGTGCTCTACCACGAATGGTTTTGCCTTACAAATTTTTCATTGGTGGAAAAGTAGGGATTGGCCAACAATGGTTGTCCTGGATTCATATTGATGACGTTGTCCGTATGTTTGAATTTGTAGCTATAAATGAGAGGATTAAGGGCCCAATAAATTTAACTGCACCAATTCCTGAGAAAATGGATGCATTCGGGAGGACCATTGGAAAGGTTATCAAACGTCCACATTTGATCCCTGCCCCGGAGTTTGCATTGAAATTATTGCTTGGAGAAATGAGCTCTCTTGTCTTAGAAGGTCAAAAGGTAATTCCAGAAAAAGCATTAACAAACCACTTTTCTTTCAAGTATGAACATCTAGAAGATGCACTTCGTGATATTTTGACACAATCCAACAAAAGTCGTCACACAAATGATTTATAA
- a CDS encoding GNAT family N-acetyltransferase → MLKNRELSESQVLYELMRHPEVFPFVRHKAYSYEEFLFLTKQTIDAEERGELISRTILDEWGQPIGTINLFDIEEGAGFLGTWIGQPYFGKGYNKLAKDAFFTELFFNQNIQTIFMRIRKENIRSAKAALKLPYVTFANETRFTLYAKINENAPIYDLFEISKDQYLLYTMRTPEIFEQEHELKEA, encoded by the coding sequence ATGTTGAAAAACCGTGAACTATCAGAAAGTCAAGTATTGTATGAGTTAATGCGGCACCCTGAGGTCTTCCCTTTTGTGCGTCATAAAGCATATTCATATGAAGAATTCTTATTTTTAACGAAACAAACGATTGATGCCGAGGAACGTGGTGAACTGATTTCGCGAACAATATTAGATGAATGGGGCCAGCCAATTGGTACAATTAATTTATTTGATATTGAAGAAGGCGCGGGGTTTCTTGGAACGTGGATTGGTCAACCTTATTTTGGTAAAGGCTACAATAAGCTTGCGAAAGATGCATTTTTTACTGAACTGTTTTTTAATCAAAATATCCAAACAATTTTCATGCGAATACGCAAGGAAAATATTCGTTCTGCCAAAGCTGCCTTAAAATTACCCTATGTCACTTTTGCGAATGAAACACGTTTTACTTTATATGCAAAAATAAATGAGAATGCCCCAATTTATGATTTATTTGAAATCTCAAAGGATCAATATTTATTATATACAATGAGAACACCAGAAATTTTCGAGCAGGAACACGAACTAAAAGAGGCGTAA
- a CDS encoding YfhE family protein, with amino-acid sequence MKSKARRDKENRSSLSSTQEVLYSREFKKADRAGGFVPPNRNS; translated from the coding sequence ATGAAAAGTAAAGCTAGACGTGACAAAGAAAACCGAAGTTCACTATCAAGTACGCAAGAAGTATTATATTCTCGAGAATTCAAAAAAGCAGATCGTGCAGGGGGCTTTGTTCCGCCGAATAGAAATTCCTAA
- a CDS encoding YfhD family protein: MTRGQSRQRSNGNGAGMPQTPKYAKTTSDGRDIEFSRELADADDMEALARSQAADKRAKSK; the protein is encoded by the coding sequence ATGACAAGAGGTCAAAGTCGACAACGTAGTAATGGCAATGGAGCTGGTATGCCACAAACTCCAAAATATGCAAAAACAACTTCAGATGGGCGCGATATAGAGTTTTCTCGTGAACTGGCTGACGCAGATGATATGGAAGCATTAGCAAGATCACAAGCTGCGGATAAACGTGCTAAATCTAAATAA